In one Deltaproteobacteria bacterium genomic region, the following are encoded:
- a CDS encoding DUF1847 domain-containing protein codes for MGKKNVKVKYSKHIPPLKVPTRRRPPSCDSCTVMACWPKGPADILKGPANCPTKNYPDIVKKARDLYLKDPFHRQMQLSGARLEGMSSQTPPGGTEINMKLTRVEELIMFCKMMRYKKIGFAHCIGCIGEAKELSHIFRSRGFDTVQVNCKVGAIEKGEIGIAEDEKVRMFTFETICNNIAQALILNEEKTDLNVIVGLCLGHDISFTRMSKAPVTTLIVKDRRLGHNPAAALYQGSPPCNFYYGRMGKATSETGGR; via the coding sequence ATGGGTAAAAAAAATGTTAAGGTCAAGTATTCGAAACACATTCCGCCCTTGAAGGTCCCAACGAGGCGCCGGCCGCCAAGCTGCGATTCCTGCACGGTGATGGCCTGCTGGCCCAAAGGCCCGGCCGACATCTTGAAAGGCCCGGCGAACTGCCCCACCAAGAATTATCCAGATATAGTCAAAAAGGCCAGAGACCTCTACTTGAAGGATCCTTTCCACCGCCAAATGCAATTAAGCGGCGCGCGGCTGGAAGGGATGTCTTCCCAGACGCCTCCCGGGGGTACCGAAATCAACATGAAATTGACCCGGGTGGAAGAGTTGATCATGTTCTGTAAGATGATGAGATACAAGAAAATCGGATTTGCCCACTGTATCGGCTGCATCGGGGAAGCCAAGGAGTTGAGCCATATTTTTCGCTCCCGCGGGTTCGATACCGTACAAGTCAACTGTAAAGTGGGAGCCATCGAAAAAGGGGAGATTGGAATTGCCGAAGATGAGAAGGTACGGATGTTTACTTTTGAAACCATCTGTAATAACATCGCCCAGGCCTTGATTTTGAATGAAGAAAAAACTGATCTGAACGTAATCGTTGGGCTTTGCCTGGGTCATGATATCTCGTTTACCCGGATGTCGAAAGCACCGGTTACCACCCTGATTGTGAAAGACCGCCGCCTCGGACATAATCCGGCAGCCGCCCTTTACCAGGGATCCCCGCCCTGCAATTTCTATTATGGTCGCATGGGGAAAGCCACTTCCGAGACCGGCGGACGATAG
- the ileS gene encoding isoleucine--tRNA ligase codes for MDYKSTLNLPQTPFPMKANLPQKEPQILKKWEEGRVYQQLREIAKDRPKYILHDGPPYANGHIHTGTALNKILKDFIVKSKNMAGFNGEYVPGWDCHGLPIEHQVDKELGSKKASYSIIEKRKLCREFASNFIDIQRQEFKRLGVMGEWENPYLTMSYDYEATIAREFGRFVGKGSVYRGKKPVYWCASCETALAEAEVGYEDHTSPSITVKFAATSDFSQTFPTLRGKKVFVLIWTTTPWTIPANLAIAFHPDYFYVAAEVNGEVWILAEALLEQVMSKAGKTHYKILEKFPGKAVEGLKCRHPLYERESILILANYITLDTGTGCVHTAPGHGQEDYESGLKYNLPIYSPVDNQGCFTSDVQFFAGKFVFDANEAVIQKLAEVGAQIHSESYVHSYPNCWRCKNPIIFRATEQWFISMEKNGLRQKALEAIDHVTWIPRWGRDRIYGMIQNRPDWCISRQRAWGVPIVAFTCSSCHQLLVEERIVEYVSGLFVKGGADIWFELPAKELLPPGTRCPQCQGEEFSKETDILDVWFDSGVSYAAVCEKRRNLKSPADMYLEGSDQHRGWFHSSLLASVGTRGQAPYHSVLTHGFVVDGEGRKMSKSFGNVIAPEEVINRYGAEILRLWVAAEDYRDDIRISQEILSRLSEAYRRIRNTCRFLLGNLYDFNPQKDAVPDSQLWDLDRWILLRLQRLISRLREAYANFEFHIVFHSLHNFCAVDLGALYLDILKDRLYTSPASSRQRRAAQTALFKILDALVRLMATILSYTAEEVWEQLPKTKDRPASVHFNLFPEVESQYIDGKLEERWDLLLKVRAEVSKALEIARKNKLIGNSLEAAVTLNSPEKLLSFLQENEAQLKDLFIVSQVALVDVPPAGAQKSTEVEGLNILIRRAAGKKCERCWVYDPKVGESADHPTVCPRCRTALSAIGSGGKS; via the coding sequence ATGGACTACAAAAGCACGCTGAATTTGCCCCAAACCCCTTTCCCCATGAAAGCCAACCTTCCGCAGAAGGAGCCCCAGATTCTAAAAAAATGGGAAGAAGGTCGAGTTTATCAGCAACTGAGGGAAATCGCCAAAGACCGGCCCAAGTATATCCTCCATGACGGCCCCCCTTACGCCAATGGCCACATTCACACCGGCACGGCCTTGAATAAGATCCTCAAAGACTTTATTGTCAAATCCAAAAACATGGCTGGGTTCAACGGAGAATACGTTCCCGGATGGGACTGTCATGGTCTCCCCATCGAGCATCAGGTAGATAAAGAGTTAGGAAGTAAAAAAGCTTCATACTCCATCATCGAGAAAAGAAAGCTCTGCCGGGAATTCGCTTCCAATTTCATAGACATCCAGCGCCAGGAATTTAAACGCCTGGGAGTCATGGGAGAATGGGAAAATCCTTACCTGACGATGAGCTATGACTATGAAGCAACCATCGCCCGCGAATTCGGCCGCTTCGTCGGCAAAGGCTCTGTCTACCGGGGGAAAAAACCAGTTTACTGGTGTGCCTCCTGCGAGACCGCTCTGGCTGAGGCGGAAGTGGGATATGAAGATCATACCTCCCCATCGATTACCGTTAAGTTTGCGGCTACCTCGGATTTCAGCCAGACCTTTCCGACGTTGCGGGGGAAAAAAGTTTTTGTTCTCATATGGACGACGACTCCCTGGACCATCCCAGCGAACCTGGCCATCGCCTTCCATCCGGATTATTTTTATGTTGCCGCTGAAGTAAACGGTGAAGTGTGGATTTTAGCGGAAGCACTCCTCGAACAGGTAATGTCCAAAGCGGGAAAAACCCATTACAAAATCCTGGAAAAATTTCCGGGCAAGGCGGTTGAGGGTCTCAAATGCCGCCATCCCCTGTATGAGCGTGAATCGATCCTCATTTTGGCCAACTATATTACCCTGGACACAGGCACGGGATGTGTGCACACCGCTCCCGGCCACGGACAGGAAGACTACGAATCAGGTTTAAAATATAACCTACCCATCTATTCTCCCGTGGACAATCAAGGGTGTTTTACTTCCGACGTCCAATTTTTCGCCGGAAAGTTTGTCTTTGATGCCAATGAAGCAGTGATCCAAAAACTGGCTGAAGTTGGCGCCCAGATCCATTCTGAGTCTTACGTCCACTCGTATCCCAACTGCTGGCGCTGCAAGAACCCCATCATCTTCCGGGCCACAGAACAATGGTTTATCTCCATGGAAAAAAATGGCCTGCGCCAGAAGGCGTTGGAGGCCATCGATCACGTGACTTGGATCCCCCGGTGGGGGCGGGATCGGATCTACGGCATGATCCAAAATCGTCCGGATTGGTGTATCTCTCGCCAGCGGGCCTGGGGTGTTCCCATCGTGGCTTTTACCTGTTCATCCTGCCATCAACTCCTGGTAGAAGAACGCATCGTCGAGTACGTTTCTGGTTTGTTTGTGAAAGGGGGAGCGGACATCTGGTTCGAACTTCCGGCTAAGGAATTGTTGCCACCGGGAACGCGCTGTCCCCAATGCCAGGGAGAAGAATTCTCCAAAGAAACGGATATCCTGGATGTTTGGTTTGATTCCGGAGTGAGCTATGCCGCCGTTTGCGAGAAGCGCAGAAACTTAAAGTCGCCGGCCGATATGTACCTGGAAGGTAGCGACCAACACCGGGGATGGTTTCACAGTTCCCTCCTGGCCTCGGTGGGAACCCGCGGGCAGGCACCTTACCATTCCGTCCTAACTCACGGGTTTGTGGTGGATGGTGAAGGAAGGAAAATGTCCAAGTCTTTCGGAAATGTCATCGCTCCCGAGGAGGTCATCAATCGTTACGGAGCGGAGATCCTCCGTCTTTGGGTAGCAGCCGAAGATTATCGCGATGACATCCGCATCTCGCAAGAGATTCTTTCGCGGCTCTCTGAGGCTTACCGACGCATCCGCAATACCTGCCGTTTCCTGCTCGGGAACCTCTATGATTTCAACCCCCAGAAGGATGCGGTTCCGGACAGCCAACTTTGGGACCTGGACCGCTGGATTCTTTTGCGCTTACAAAGGTTGATCTCCCGTTTGAGAGAGGCTTATGCCAATTTTGAGTTTCATATCGTCTTCCATTCCCTACACAATTTCTGCGCTGTAGATTTAGGCGCTCTTTACCTGGACATTCTGAAAGACCGCCTCTATACATCCCCTGCTTCCTCCCGGCAACGTCGGGCTGCCCAGACTGCCCTGTTCAAAATCCTGGATGCTCTCGTTCGCCTTATGGCCACGATCCTTTCCTATACTGCCGAAGAAGTTTGGGAACAACTTCCGAAAACCAAGGATCGCCCCGCAAGCGTACATTTTAATCTTTTTCCGGAAGTTGAATCCCAGTACATCGACGGCAAACTCGAAGAACGCTGGGACCTTCTCCTGAAAGTGCGCGCAGAAGTCTCTAAAGCCCTGGAGATTGCCAGAAAGAACAAGTTGATCGGTAATTCCCTGGAAGCGGCTGTCACGCTTAATTCGCCAGAAAAACTCCTTTCCTTTCTGCAAGAGAATGAAGCGCAGCTTAAGGATCTCTTCATTGTCTCCCAGGTAGCCCTCGTCGATGTTCCCCCCGCCGGAGCCCAAAAAAGCACGGAGGTGGAGGGGCTAAACATCCTCATCCGCAGGGCAGCAGGCAAAAAATGCGAACGTTGCTGGGTTTATGATCCGAAGGTGGGAGAAAGTGCCGACCACCCAACAGTCTGTCCCCGCTGCCGGACAGCCCTCTCAGCCATCGGGTCCGGGGGAAAATCTTGA
- a CDS encoding TIGR04076 family protein: MAKRHPLKITVLQKLSAKEVYGKPLPDLAEEMAAYCDRLEVGQEFRVDESGAMPAGFCTWAWHDIYPAVTGLRFGGNYPWVKKEGLTYSCCSDGARPVFFKIERV; the protein is encoded by the coding sequence ATGGCTAAAAGGCATCCGCTAAAAATTACGGTGTTGCAGAAGCTGAGTGCCAAAGAGGTATACGGCAAACCCTTGCCGGATTTGGCCGAAGAGATGGCCGCTTACTGCGACCGGCTGGAAGTGGGGCAGGAATTCAGGGTGGACGAGTCAGGAGCAATGCCCGCCGGCTTTTGTACCTGGGCCTGGCATGACATCTATCCGGCGGTAACCGGCCTGCGCTTTGGCGGGAATTACCCCTGGGTCAAGAAAGAAGGATTGACCTATTCCTGCTGCAGCGACGGCGCCCGGCCGGTTTTCTTTAAGATCGAAAGGGTTTAA